Genomic DNA from Manihot esculenta cultivar AM560-2 chromosome 15, M.esculenta_v8, whole genome shotgun sequence:
GGTAGTGAGTTTATCAAGGAATCAGAAAAAGTTGATACAAAGCCTAGCACCTATACTTCTTTTACTTGCAGCCAAGATTCTCTACAGAACTCCTCAAGCAAGCCAATCGGCCCAGCGGAAGACAAGATAATACTTGCTAAACTTGGCCCTGGACAGGCAAGAAAAATTTCTGCTTTGTTTGTTTTTGTCGATCTTCTTCACCTcttctaataaaaatattcatcACTTATCatcagaattaaaattaaagaataaaaaagaaaagaaagaattgGGACTGCTTCTTTTACCAAATCCTTTTGAAGCCATGTCTTTTTTATACTTTGCATATTGGAGAATGTGCTAGGTTTTTGCATTTATTTGCTGATGAGATATGGTGATGATAATTATGTTGCAATATATATGATAAGAAAGAACATGCTGCACCCATAAAGACTGCCATAGTGGTACCCTTTTGTTGAACCTTGAGGATTACACTGCATAGGATGTATAAAACCAAGAACTCCAAATTCATATCCAATGAATGGAGTGGAACATTTGAGCATTTTTTCTTTCTGCAAATTATGTTCAGCAAGTATAGGAAATTTTTGTATGCTGTATACTTCTAAATTAAATGTGCAAACAAAAAGCTGCAGCATTCTAATTTAATATGGGGGAATAATTTTCTAGTGGCCGGACTAAATTAGACTCCCAAAGGTTGGTGCCATGAAATCAAACTTTTTTTCAGGGTTGCGAGGAGGTTACTAACTAGAAAATATTACATCAGCATAATGCAGTAGGTGATTTAAAGTTTTTAACCTATCTAAAATTCCATTAGCTCTTTTTCCCCCTTCTTTTTCCTTTGGTATCTGCAATTCTACATACTATCTGGTTAACACAATGTAGATACTTTTCTGAACATTTCCTTATTCTGGCAAAGTTAGGCCAAGTCATCATTGAAGTTCAGTGTTCTTTACAGGAAATTGAACTTGAAGCTCATGCTGTTAAAGGCATTGGTAAAACACATGCAAAATGGTCCCCTGTTGCCACTGCTTGGTACCGGATGCTTCCTGAGGTGAGAATTTTTTTAACACAAGCAAACCCCTCAAACGCAAATTTCCCTTttgtgaatttaaatttttaataattttttctttctctttttttctcctCACCTTCTTCCTATGTAGGTTGTTTTATTAGAAGATGTTGAAGATGAGACAgctgaagagcttaagaagaaatGCCCTGTTAATGTATTTGATATTGAAGACATTGGCAATGGTAAAGTTCccttcatttttttaatatgtccTTGACTAAATAAAATGAGAGTGATGCAAGTCGAATAGTTGGGTCATGTGTTCTACTAGTATTTTGATGCGTACACCTGTACATGTACCTTCAGTACTGGTTGGACTTTCTAATTGATCTGATTCAACATTTCCAGTGCACTGTCTTGAGATGAATTATAACTTTTTTCTCGTGTGATGCTCCCTTGATATCCAGCTAAAAAATTGTCAATGTCTTCTGTACTGGTGAAAAAGTTCTGTCTAGACTCTAGATGCTGATAGTTTGTAGCTAAATTTAAAGATATGTAATTTTGAATCTCCTGAGTTCACCTTTTGGCTGGATGAATGTCTCAAATAGTGATTTGACTGTTGAGCAGGAAAGAAAAGGGCAACTGTTGCTCGACCGCGGGCTTGCACGTTGTGTAGGGAGTGCATTAGAGGGGAAGAATGGGATAAACGTGTGGCACTGCGTCGCGTTAAAGATCATTTTATATGTAAGTAACATGATCCTTGTGCATCAAATGAGGTTAGAAAgaattagtatatatatattttttctgtcCTTATTATTAGAAAGGGAAAAAGAGTTTTGGCTTTggcttttaattatttgcattgagattttggaaaaaaaaaaaatatcaattcttACTTCCATCCTTTCCTTTTAACCAGTTACTATTGAATCCGCTGGAGCATTGCCTCCTGAAGTGCTATTTCCTGAAGCTGTGAAGATTTTGGAAGACAAGTGCGAACGTGTAATTACTGAGCTTTCTTGATTCTTCTCCCCCCTCTATTCGTATATTATGAAAAGAATTTAGTGGTGAAGGGCTGTACTGGAAACAGTGCATCTTATGTTCCTTCTGGAGATAAATTTTTGTGCACCTCTTGGTTAAATGAATTTGCCCGTCCATTATAAAAGCCTAGTTTTTGCCAAATGtgaatttttaatagatttaacaCATGATTATGCACTCTGTTTTATCATGAAAGAAGAATTCTTACTGGTTCCCACCTTGCGAAATAACTCTTATTCTGGCTTGATCATAGTTACCCTTCAATATCTTGCTTGAATCGCAAACATATTGGCTTGCTTGATCCTCTGGAGGCTATTAAGTAATAATATTAAGTTCTCTTCCATAAAATGTTTAGAAattaattcaatattcatagataaataaataaaggaggCTATTAAGCTCGGGAATTGATAAAATCTAATATGGGGTTCTCGAAAAAGTTATAATAATAACCAGGGAGAAGTGCACCATGTGCCAACCTGCATGGGTGGTCCAAAAGCCTAGTTGTCTATTCGTATGGTGTCTGAATATTGTATTTGCATATTTGTCAAGTTCCTGTAtttctcctttcttttttttcaatattttgcCCAACTCATTATTGTTGTTGGTTGATCTTTGTTTTGATTCAGTAGCCTGTGATCAGTTCAAGGCAAATTTGTCTTTTTAAATCACCCACCCAAtcaacaattgtcaattgctaATTGATCAAAGACTGCACCTTAGTTTTGATTCATGCCAACActtaaaatcaaactgaataattgaatatattaaataataatttagttttttaattagttGCCATTTTATTCTTTACATTTTTCGTCGATTGTTTATtccaaattatttatttttgttaactTGATCTATTTTGCGttactaaaaataattaacaacCATCGATCAAAATCTTTGCTTCATAGAATCcctaattaaatttgaatgttAATCTTTAATGTTACATCTTATCATCTTTACTAGTagaataagaaattaattatactaaaattgaaaaaaaaaaacaataaaaaaatcacaACAATCTAttccatttaaattttataatttttttaaaaagttttagattcaatttaatttttcttcttcctGCACGCCTCTGCTTCAAATTCTAAGCTGCACCAAAGTGAAAAATACTTAGATCCATTGAATGCTATGCATAATGAATACAGAGGCAAGTGTTTCAAATAGCTCTGTTTTCTCTAACCATATCCCATttgtttaaataagtttttcttcaaattccaTTGCTCattcataaaaataacaaaGGTTTTGTTTGTCATGGTTTAAAAATTAGTCTCAaggtttaaaatataattaacagGTGAAAGTGACGATGATCTACATCTCACCCACCATCCAGGCAGA
This window encodes:
- the LOC110601774 gene encoding DNA-directed RNA polymerases I and III subunit RPAC1, coding for MSKQENTENKKFSIWDLPDVPMGQLPPHLQLQRTRVVCKADAPIHTDNIIYSGAYASMGIDNSVHLGSFRDNFKVEVIRLTKDDMEFDMIGIDAAIANSFRRILISELPTMAIEKVLIANNTSLIQDEVLSHRLGLIPISADPRLFEYLSANDTPNEKNTIVFKLHVRCKRGEPRRTVYSEELKWLPNGSEFIKESEKVDTKPSTYTSFTCSQDSLQNSSSKPIGPAEDKIILAKLGPGQEIELEAHAVKGIGKTHAKWSPVATAWYRMLPEVVLLEDVEDETAEELKKKCPVNVFDIEDIGNGKKRATVARPRACTLCRECIRGEEWDKRVALRRVKDHFIFTIESAGALPPEVLFPEAVKILEDKCERVITELS